DNA from Chlamydiota bacterium:
CACACTCACACCTTTAGAAAAACGCTCAGATTTTACATTTTTGCCTTATCCCAATACGCCAGCCTTTGATCCCACAAATTGCGTGTTGCTTGATTTTGAAGGCCCCTTGCTTTCAAAACGTGAGGCAAAAAAAACACTTGTTGTGATCGATTCTCTTTGGCGTTACGTTCCAAAAATAAAAGCCATTTTGCCAAAAATGCACTCCTGTAGCCTGCCTGCATTCAAAACAGCGTATCCAAGAAAACAAGAAGATTGTTTAGATCCAACACGAGGAATGGCGTCCATAGAAGCAATTTTCGTTGCCTATACATTGTTGGGTTGGGATACAACAGGACTCTTGGATCACTATCACTTTAGAGAAGAGTTTCTAAAAAACAATTTTGAGCATGGAAAGGAAAACTAAACCCAAGAAGATTCCGACAAAAATCAAAGTTTTATAGCCGAATAAATAGGCTCCACTTGTAGAATATTCTTTGACATAACGCCCCGATAAATACATCAAGATGGGCAGTACACCAAGTAAGATCACACAGCCTAATCCCCCCGCAATATTGAGCGCTAAAATAAATAAGTTGGGATCAATAAGACTAAAAATAAGAGGTGGGACAAAAGTCAAAAGGCCAATGATAACCAAATTTTTGCCTTTTTTTGCAAAACTCAAACCATCTGCAATAAAATCGACAATGCCTAAAGAGACTCCCAAAAAACTGGTCGCAATCGCACAAAATGCAAACCCTTGGCCAAGAAAAAACACAAATGGACTTTGTACCACATTTGCTAAAGAAAACACCGCTGTTTTTCCCGTTTTTAATGCTGTTTCTAAACCAAATTCTCCTGTCAGCGGAATGACAGACAAAATAAAGCCTTGCCAAATTAAATAAATCACAAGAGCAATCGTGGTGCCTAAAAATATTGCCAGACGTATTTTTTTAGGGTCTTGATCTAAGTAGGTACAAATGCTCGGTACCGTCGCTTGGTAAGAAAATGCGGTAAAAATGATGGGCAGAGCAATAAAAATCTTAGAATAATTAGAAACGAGCAGGGCATCCAATTTAACAAATTGAATTCCCAAAATAACAAATCCCACGTAGGTGATAAACAGTCCAAAAAGAAAGAGCTTATTGACACGATCAATCATTTTGGTTCCTTTTAAAATTAAAGGCGCAAAGAGCAAAGTAAAGAGCAAAGAAAACCATCTAGGACTATTTAAATGGGTGATTTGGGACAAAATTTGCCCACTTCCCGTCATATAGGCAATCAATAAAAGGTAAAACAAAAAGATGTAGATCAAAAGAGTGAATATTTTTGCCTTTTTACCTAAAAAATGCTCTGTGAGAGATAAAAAATTGGCATTTTTTCTTCCCCACAACACAATTTCTGCCACAAGCAAACCTGTGATAATCATGGTTAAATAACAGGCAATGTAGACAAAAACACTTGGGAAAAATCCAGCAGCTGCACTAACGACAGGCATGCCTAGCATGCCAGCTCCAATACCCGTTCCTGCAATAATAAAACTGCTTCCTAAAACAGATCCTGTTTTAAATAATGCCTTCATTCTACTGTGACTGATTTTGCTAAATTGCGAGGTTTATCGATCTCACAATGCTTTTCCTTTGCAAAGGAGTATGCAAAAAGTTGAGAAAAAAGGGTAGCTAAAAATATCGCAATACGATCATCACATTTTGGAAGTGTAAAAATAGCATCGATGCACTCATCTAAATCCCCAATATTTTTTTCTGTGATGGCTAAGATTTTGCCACCCCGTGCTTTGATTTCCATTAAATTAGAGCGCATTTTTAAAAACGTATGCTGGTTACAAAGATAGGCAATGGTTGGTATACGATCATCAATGAGTGCAATGGGCCCATGCTTCATTTCTCCAGCTGCCAACGCTTCTGTAAACACATAAGCAATTTCTTTTAACTTGAGCGCGCCCTCCAGA
Protein-coding regions in this window:
- the mtr gene encoding Tryptophan-specific transport protein, translated to MKALFKTGSVLGSSFIIAGTGIGAGMLGMPVVSAAAGFFPSVFVYIACYLTMIITGLLVAEIVLWGRKNANFLSLTEHFLGKKAKIFTLLIYIFLFYLLLIAYMTGSGQILSQITHLNSPRWFSLLFTLLFAPLILKGTKMIDRVNKLFLFGLFITYVGFVILGIQFVKLDALLVSNYSKIFIALPIIFTAFSYQATVPSICTYLDQDPKKIRLAIFLGTTIALVIYLIWQGFILSVIPLTGEFGLETALKTGKTAVFSLANVVQSPFVFFLGQGFAFCAIATSFLGVSLGIVDFIADGLSFAKKGKNLVIIGLLTFVPPLIFSLIDPNLFILALNIAGGLGCVILLGVLPILMYLSGRYVKEYSTSGAYLFGYKTLIFVGIFLGLVFLSMLKIVF